In one window of Ruminococcus albus AD2013 DNA:
- a CDS encoding ABC transporter ATP-binding protein — translation MFLEIQDVKKSYGKDTSYIQVLKGVSTRVEKGQMCVIQGTSGSGKSTLLNCIGGLDTMDSGSVRVDGKEIFGLRPAELSDYRRDYLGFIFQFYNLVPNLTVRENIQVCGYLTDSPLDMEELLEVLGLTEHQNKFPAQLSGGQQQRCAIARALIKNPKLLLCDEPTGALDSKTSRDILILLEKINKKYGTTMLIVTHNNSIKNMVHKVIVIKDGQIIKDYENEKIVPAAELEDL, via the coding sequence ATGTTTTTAGAGATACAAGACGTTAAAAAAAGCTACGGCAAGGACACAAGCTATATCCAGGTGCTGAAAGGTGTAAGCACACGGGTGGAAAAGGGGCAGATGTGCGTTATTCAGGGTACCAGCGGCTCGGGTAAATCCACGCTGTTAAACTGCATCGGCGGGCTGGATACTATGGATTCGGGGTCGGTCAGGGTCGACGGCAAGGAGATATTCGGTCTGCGCCCTGCTGAACTTTCGGACTACCGCCGCGACTATCTGGGATTTATTTTCCAGTTCTATAATCTTGTGCCTAACCTCACCGTAAGAGAGAATATACAGGTCTGCGGATATCTTACGGATTCTCCCCTTGATATGGAGGAACTGCTGGAAGTTCTGGGTCTGACAGAACATCAGAACAAGTTCCCCGCACAGCTTTCGGGCGGTCAGCAGCAGAGGTGCGCAATAGCCCGCGCCCTTATCAAAAACCCGAAACTTCTCCTTTGCGACGAACCTACAGGCGCTCTTGATTCAAAGACCTCCCGCGATATCCTGATACTTCTGGAGAAGATAAACAAAAAGTACGGCACTACAATGCTGATAGTCACACACAATAACTCCATAAAAAATATGGTGCATAAGGTCATCGTTATAAAGGACGGTCAGATCATAAAGGACTACGAAAATGAAAAGATAGTTCCCGCCGCCGAACTGGAGGACTTGTGA
- a CDS encoding FtsX-like permease family protein — protein MNRVLKKRLPRDLMAGIGRYTALILVIAMGIFLVLGIVGSAETVLHGTVEKRAEFNTEDGFFTVFLPLSDSEFDTLAEGGTSIQAEFYTDLSVDEDTVLRMFKNRENIDKIILDEGSLAEKAGECVLEKRYAAENSVKIGDSITAGGHGFTVTGIGTVPDYDQPKAKFSDTAVQSRYFGLIFVTDDCYEDIRAEGGLPAEEYVYAYKLGADVTDDDLKEKIRAVKLDHMKVEDKYFRETIDDILSDRRRIEDGVNSLTDGTAELSDGMTELDSHSAELKTASQQLVDAYFAQANEKLSAAGMKVTLTEENYAEELDGLIKISKSEELKNLKDSISGIIAYRDGLAEFTDAVRKAKDGSAELNSGAGELRDGIDELLDAAFDIEIGNLVSFVSRGDNERIEAAADDVIMDKNAGLAAGVIVLILFGYVISVFVVHRVESEAPVIGALYALGVKKKDLLRHYIALPTLIAFIGGVIGTALGFSPIGIGMRLQTSYGYFSLPRYDICYAPYLLVYGLVLPPIISAIVNALVINSKLSRTALSLIKNEQSASNYRRFNIRSKNFMTLFRVRQMVRELRSALTVILGMLVSLMVVMLGLDCVVMCQAVKHDNVADTQYGYMYLYKYPEKEVPAGGESAFIKTLSIDSTGHTLDVTVIGLNENSRYFDADPEKGVNKAVINNSLVQRFGYDIGDRVTFTDAAADRDYTFTVTDIAQYSPGFTIFMDIGSMRELFGEDEDYFNAVYSADELDIDAGRLYSFTTAADIEKSSGVFTEQMKPLVYTLLIAGTVIFVVVMYLMMGVMIDRSSFGISLMKIFGYRPKEVRRLYLNGNLFIVSVGGLICIPLAKFLMDCIYPSFIPNVACSMVLDFPPYLYLILYAAVLAVYFISTALLTGKLKRITPAEVLKNRE, from the coding sequence ATGAACAGAGTGCTTAAAAAGCGTCTGCCCCGCGATCTCATGGCAGGGATAGGGCGTTATACCGCCCTGATACTGGTCATCGCCATGGGTATTTTTCTCGTCCTCGGCATCGTCGGTTCTGCTGAAACAGTTCTGCACGGCACAGTCGAAAAGCGGGCTGAATTCAACACCGAGGACGGCTTCTTCACAGTGTTTCTGCCCCTTTCGGACAGTGAGTTCGATACCCTTGCCGAGGGCGGTACCTCGATACAGGCGGAGTTCTACACCGACCTTTCAGTTGATGAGGACACCGTGCTCAGAATGTTCAAAAACCGCGAAAATATCGATAAGATCATTCTCGATGAGGGCAGCCTTGCCGAAAAAGCAGGGGAGTGCGTTCTCGAAAAGCGCTATGCCGCAGAAAACAGCGTGAAGATCGGGGACAGCATAACAGCGGGCGGACACGGATTCACGGTCACGGGTATAGGTACTGTGCCCGATTACGATCAGCCGAAAGCAAAGTTTTCCGATACCGCTGTGCAATCGCGGTATTTCGGGCTTATTTTTGTCACGGATGATTGCTATGAGGATATCCGCGCCGAGGGTGGTCTTCCCGCAGAGGAGTATGTCTACGCCTACAAGCTGGGGGCTGATGTCACCGATGATGACCTGAAAGAGAAGATACGCGCTGTCAAGCTTGATCATATGAAAGTCGAGGATAAATATTTCCGTGAAACTATCGATGATATCCTCTCCGACCGACGCAGGATAGAGGACGGAGTCAACTCCCTGACTGATGGTACTGCCGAACTCAGTGACGGCATGACCGAACTGGATTCTCACAGCGCTGAACTTAAAACTGCTTCACAGCAGCTTGTTGATGCCTATTTTGCGCAGGCAAATGAAAAGCTGTCAGCGGCAGGAATGAAAGTCACACTGACGGAAGAAAACTACGCCGAAGAACTTGACGGGCTGATAAAGATATCAAAGTCAGAAGAACTGAAAAACCTGAAAGACAGCATTTCGGGTATAATCGCTTACCGTGACGGTCTTGCGGAGTTCACCGACGCTGTCCGCAAAGCAAAAGATGGTTCAGCCGAACTGAACAGCGGTGCGGGTGAACTGCGTGATGGAATTGACGAACTGCTTGATGCGGCTTTCGATATCGAGATCGGGAACCTTGTTTCCTTCGTTTCACGCGGCGATAACGAGCGCATAGAAGCCGCGGCAGACGATGTGATAATGGACAAGAACGCGGGTCTTGCGGCGGGAGTTATCGTCCTTATCCTTTTCGGCTACGTGATATCTGTTTTCGTGGTACACCGCGTTGAGAGCGAAGCCCCTGTCATCGGTGCGCTGTACGCTCTGGGTGTTAAGAAAAAAGACCTTCTGCGGCATTACATAGCTCTTCCGACTTTGATAGCATTCATCGGCGGAGTTATCGGCACAGCACTTGGATTTTCACCTATCGGCATCGGTATGCGGTTACAGACAAGCTATGGCTATTTCTCACTGCCCCGGTACGATATCTGCTATGCGCCCTATCTGCTTGTGTACGGGCTTGTACTGCCACCGATCATCTCGGCGATCGTCAACGCACTTGTGATAAACAGCAAACTTTCGAGGACTGCGCTTTCCCTCATCAAAAACGAACAGAGCGCTTCAAACTACCGCAGATTCAATATCAGGTCGAAAAACTTTATGACCCTGTTCCGTGTAAGGCAGATGGTGCGTGAACTGCGTTCGGCGTTGACGGTTATCCTCGGTATGCTGGTCTCCCTGATGGTGGTGATGCTGGGTCTTGACTGCGTGGTGATGTGTCAGGCAGTAAAGCATGACAACGTAGCCGATACACAGTACGGCTATATGTATCTCTATAAGTATCCCGAAAAGGAAGTCCCCGCAGGCGGAGAGAGCGCTTTCATCAAGACACTTTCCATTGACTCCACGGGTCATACCCTTGATGTGACGGTGATCGGTCTGAACGAGAATAGCAGGTACTTCGATGCTGACCCTGAAAAGGGCGTGAATAAGGCAGTTATCAACAACTCCCTTGTTCAGCGTTTCGGCTATGATATCGGCGACAGGGTGACTTTCACCGATGCGGCGGCTGACCGTGACTACACTTTCACCGTGACGGATATCGCGCAGTATTCCCCGGGGTTCACGATCTTTATGGATATAGGCTCCATGCGTGAACTTTTCGGCGAGGACGAAGACTACTTCAACGCTGTATATTCGGCAGATGAACTTGATATCGATGCGGGCAGACTATACAGCTTCACCACCGCGGCTGATATCGAAAAGAGTTCGGGCGTATTCACAGAGCAGATGAAGCCGCTGGTATACACTCTGCTGATCGCGGGAACGGTGATATTTGTCGTAGTGATGTACCTGATGATGGGCGTGATGATAGACCGCAGTTCCTTTGGTATCTCCCTTATGAAGATATTCGGCTACCGCCCGAAAGAGGTGCGCAGACTGTACTTGAACGGCAATCTTTTCATCGTATCCGTCGGCGGGCTGATATGCATACCGCTGGCGAAATTCCTGATGGACTGCATCTATCCGAGTTTTATACCGAATGTTGCCTGCTCAATGGTGCTGGATTTTCCGCCATATCTTTACCTGATACTGTACGCCGCAGTGCTTGCGGTATACTTTATCAGCACTGCTTTGCTGACAGGTAAGCTGAAACGGATAACCCCCGCCGAGGTGCTTAAAAACAGAGAATAG
- a CDS encoding DUF6291 domain-containing protein — MSSINNKSKSFMLYKEWEEIFLALESDAERGELIREIFAFTRTGEEPDLKGAMKIAFMVMSNQLRRDAERYKKVCDRNQKNIAKRWDSEDDTKKYESIPEDTKNTDKEKDEEKDKDTDKEKGEDIQHSAMQKQYLPDLSPAPEKQKYGEFENVSLSREEYERLADRFGRDMTDRCIESMDAYIEQSGKEYRSCYAKLKNWISEESVKTGNTPSSKASSAENGKLTEQELADYESYARAHSMEDFARELKERSTILFGAEQQ; from the coding sequence ATGAGCAGTATTAACAACAAAAGCAAAAGCTTCATGCTTTACAAGGAATGGGAAGAGATATTCCTCGCACTGGAAAGCGATGCCGAGAGAGGCGAGCTTATCCGTGAGATATTCGCCTTTACAAGAACAGGTGAAGAGCCCGATCTGAAAGGCGCAATGAAGATCGCTTTCATGGTAATGTCAAATCAGCTTCGCCGTGATGCCGAGCGTTATAAAAAGGTATGCGACAGAAATCAGAAGAACATCGCAAAACGCTGGGACAGCGAAGATGATACCAAAAAATACGAAAGTATACCAGAGGATACCAAAAATACCGATAAAGAAAAAGATGAAGAGAAAGATAAAGATACAGATAAAGAAAAGGGTGAAGACATACAGCATTCTGCAATGCAGAAGCAGTATCTTCCCGACCTCTCCCCCGCCCCCGAAAAACAGAAGTACGGAGAATTTGAAAATGTATCTTTATCCCGTGAAGAATACGAACGTCTTGCAGACAGGTTCGGCAGAGATATGACCGACAGATGTATCGAAAGCATGGACGCTTACATCGAACAATCGGGCAAAGAATACCGAAGCTGTTATGCAAAGCTGAAAAACTGGATATCGGAAGAATCCGTAAAAACGGGAAATACTCCATCTTCAAAAGCTTCATCGGCTGAAAACGGCAAATTGACCGAGCAGGAACTCGCTGATTATGAATCCTATGCGAGAGCCCATTCAATGGAAGATTTTGCAAGGGAACTCAAAGAAAGATCAACAATTCTTTTCGGTGCCGAACAGCAGTGA
- a CDS encoding efflux RND transporter periplasmic adaptor subunit codes for MAVKKKAIIIPVVVAVLAGGGLYACNAMTKAANESMMANSKYTVIPAGQNDLSKVISTTGKVIGNGTVDVTTKLNCSVSKVNVSLGDMVKEGDLLCEFDSTELQEEYDALKKQMDNSDKKEKSDSSRNQRDLDSAKAKKETALARAQREVDKAVTARDNAYEKYNNLCNEYNSALDRGDENYDYTTVWTTLETLKSGLSAYDDAVTAANDSYSDTENQCNDTIQKLQDVIDGEAFDSGSDDQKKLDKLSEQIEQCKVYAPQSGIITVLNVNEGSVPSAPSIMTIVNTDKTVIELTVKETDITKIAEGMKAKVTSKVIPGEEFSASITRIVNVVSTETTADGVETGYKVEVTLDETNDQLLIGMSASVDVTIDEVGEKLSVPYSGIIEEDGAEYVYVAEPANDDEGGYIARKKKVVKGAESDFYVEVKSGEVKSGDLIIEDPEGGDLPEVSDGARVQVNEKKK; via the coding sequence ATGGCTGTAAAGAAAAAAGCTATCATTATCCCTGTGGTGGTGGCAGTGCTGGCAGGCGGAGGACTCTATGCCTGCAATGCAATGACCAAAGCCGCCAATGAGAGCATGATGGCGAACTCAAAGTACACTGTTATCCCTGCAGGTCAGAACGACCTTTCAAAGGTGATATCCACCACGGGCAAGGTCATCGGCAACGGCACGGTTGACGTTACCACCAAGCTGAACTGTTCGGTGAGCAAAGTAAATGTCAGTCTTGGCGACATGGTCAAGGAGGGCGACCTGCTGTGCGAATTTGATTCCACCGAACTTCAGGAGGAATACGATGCGCTGAAAAAGCAGATGGACAATTCCGATAAAAAGGAGAAGTCCGACAGCAGCAGAAATCAGCGCGACCTTGATTCTGCTAAGGCAAAAAAAGAAACTGCTCTTGCAAGGGCACAGCGTGAGGTTGATAAGGCAGTCACCGCCCGTGACAACGCCTATGAAAAGTACAATAACCTCTGCAACGAGTATAATTCAGCTCTCGACCGCGGCGATGAGAACTACGATTACACCACCGTGTGGACTACTCTTGAAACACTGAAATCGGGGCTTTCTGCATACGATGACGCTGTTACCGCCGCTAACGACAGTTACAGCGACACCGAGAACCAGTGCAATGACACTATCCAGAAATTGCAGGACGTTATCGACGGTGAAGCCTTCGACAGCGGAAGTGACGATCAGAAGAAGCTTGATAAGCTTTCCGAACAGATAGAACAGTGCAAGGTGTACGCACCGCAGTCGGGCATAATAACCGTACTGAATGTTAACGAGGGAAGTGTTCCCTCAGCCCCCTCTATCATGACTATCGTAAACACCGATAAGACTGTTATCGAGCTGACTGTCAAGGAGACAGATATCACCAAGATTGCTGAGGGCATGAAAGCCAAGGTCACTTCAAAGGTCATCCCCGGCGAAGAGTTCTCCGCTTCCATCACACGTATTGTGAACGTGGTTTCCACCGAGACTACTGCTGATGGTGTAGAAACGGGTTATAAGGTTGAAGTCACTCTCGATGAGACCAACGATCAGCTTCTGATAGGTATGTCGGCTTCCGTAGATGTTACCATCGATGAGGTAGGCGAAAAGCTCAGTGTGCCTTATTCGGGCATAATCGAAGAGGACGGCGCTGAATACGTATACGTTGCCGAGCCTGCCAACGATGATGAAGGCGGCTACATAGCCAGGAAGAAAAAGGTGGTGAAGGGCGCGGAAAGCGACTTCTATGTTGAGGTGAAGAGCGGTGAAGTCAAGAGCGGCGACCTTATCATAGAGGATCCCGAGGGCGGCGATCTGCCCGAAGTGAGTGACGGAGCGAGGGTGCAGGTAAATGAAAAGAAAAAGTGA
- a CDS encoding fibronectin type III domain-containing protein: MNLFKKTLAGVLAMSMAASAVPFAGMGIAAVQASAQDISSTMEWGTLRIGGGGFVSGIVTGKDVMYARTDVGGAYKYNYDTECWEQLFGFINEADRGLLSVDAMAIDPTDDDTVYFLCGCAYFSSEKTVIFKTTDGGKTFTEIDVTSLIKVMGNGDGRQCGESIAVDPDNPNIIYAGGDVMSDDKSLSALIKSTDGGKTWKPVIGYDDLGLFSTTCKWPTWGNVNARSVTADAYNNQNGVANIAITGGKVYVGTSIKGVANVHVANVKDDKYSVLSKDLPTNVFPSRINVDANGDLLISYIAGLAFNGASGGAYRYSPKTGKVTELFDTNFGLGSVWADPTNPDHLIAGSCGKWQSQLWQEWTEEHGPAWGDQYFRSFDGGKTWQNFSPGQTHGWNQPLVSNYLQDGGYDWIVDKAIHWSGTVVTDPRNHDRMFITSGNGVFVCDNLWSTDQDKLPTFTFHPDGIEEVVSLDFVSTPDGLDLSAIGDYDGFVHEKEDKIGLQYQPNMGSTSAIAVCPQNTDVWARTANGDGNNTGSAYYTLDRGKTWTAFKPACTGGKLSITELKKGTYRIINTSANGAVSYSDDFGKTWNKSSGIDASKTVYTLVDPKDPSIVYASGVKYNEYWASDMTKKEPTLDECHYSFYISTDYGATFTAKTLCRYDMCDSTGDPAYQGDGSIIVAGGWYGMYKVSNKGASIEKLDNVFYAKTVGYGAPEKTGGLNTLYMYGRPAESDPEGIYRSTDGGNSWDCINTDHLYGGTGNGNYLVGDMDEFGKVYMSTVGCGIVYGKIAGNTSSGDVKAPKISTESLENSVKLSWNKVSGASKYAVYGEQNNKWVKIAETSSTSYTVKNLTADKNYKFAVLVYANGKWNSDYSNAVTASPKAASTEITYPTNIKVNYSEQFHQVQFVWDKVTGADKYGIAVYLAGKWRVQTSNVTTNSYVTPKNLTPGMTYKVAIAARVGGTWDTANAIKNAVTITVK, encoded by the coding sequence ATGAATTTATTCAAGAAGACTCTTGCAGGGGTTCTCGCCATGAGCATGGCAGCATCTGCTGTACCTTTTGCAGGTATGGGCATCGCTGCTGTTCAGGCATCTGCACAGGACATATCCTCGACCATGGAATGGGGCACGCTGAGGATAGGCGGCGGCGGATTCGTATCGGGCATCGTTACGGGCAAGGACGTTATGTACGCAAGAACAGACGTTGGCGGCGCTTACAAGTACAACTACGATACCGAGTGCTGGGAACAGCTCTTCGGATTTATCAATGAAGCTGACCGCGGTCTGCTGAGCGTTGACGCTATGGCTATCGACCCTACCGATGATGATACCGTATACTTCCTCTGCGGCTGTGCTTACTTCTCCTCCGAGAAGACCGTTATCTTCAAGACTACCGACGGCGGAAAGACCTTCACCGAGATAGACGTTACAAGCCTTATCAAGGTAATGGGCAACGGCGACGGCAGACAGTGCGGTGAGTCCATCGCAGTAGACCCCGACAACCCCAACATCATCTATGCGGGCGGCGACGTTATGAGCGACGACAAGTCACTGTCTGCACTTATAAAGTCCACCGACGGCGGCAAGACATGGAAGCCTGTTATCGGCTATGACGATCTGGGACTTTTCAGCACCACCTGCAAGTGGCCTACATGGGGCAACGTAAATGCACGTTCCGTAACTGCCGATGCTTACAACAACCAGAACGGCGTTGCTAACATCGCCATAACAGGCGGCAAGGTATACGTTGGTACATCTATAAAGGGCGTTGCAAACGTTCACGTTGCAAATGTCAAGGACGACAAGTACAGCGTTCTCAGCAAAGACCTGCCTACCAATGTTTTCCCTTCAAGAATCAATGTTGACGCTAATGGCGATCTGCTTATATCCTACATCGCAGGTCTTGCATTCAACGGTGCAAGCGGCGGTGCTTATAGATATTCTCCCAAGACAGGTAAGGTAACTGAGCTCTTCGATACTAACTTCGGTCTCGGCTCGGTATGGGCTGACCCCACAAACCCCGACCACCTTATCGCAGGAAGCTGCGGCAAGTGGCAGTCACAGCTGTGGCAGGAATGGACAGAAGAACATGGTCCTGCATGGGGCGACCAGTACTTCCGTTCCTTTGACGGCGGCAAGACATGGCAGAATTTCTCACCCGGACAGACCCACGGCTGGAACCAGCCTCTGGTATCCAACTATCTCCAGGACGGCGGCTATGACTGGATAGTTGATAAGGCTATACACTGGTCGGGCACTGTTGTTACTGACCCCCGCAACCACGACAGAATGTTCATAACCTCGGGCAACGGCGTGTTCGTATGCGATAATCTGTGGAGCACAGATCAGGATAAACTGCCTACATTCACTTTCCACCCCGATGGTATCGAAGAAGTTGTTTCTCTCGACTTCGTAAGCACTCCCGACGGTCTTGACCTTTCGGCTATCGGTGACTACGACGGCTTCGTTCACGAGAAGGAAGACAAGATAGGTCTTCAGTATCAGCCCAACATGGGTTCGACCTCAGCTATCGCAGTATGCCCCCAGAACACAGATGTATGGGCAAGAACCGCAAACGGCGACGGCAACAACACAGGCAGTGCTTATTACACCCTCGACCGCGGCAAGACATGGACAGCTTTCAAGCCTGCCTGCACAGGCGGCAAGCTCTCCATAACCGAGCTGAAAAAGGGTACTTACAGGATAATCAATACCAGCGCTAACGGCGCAGTAAGCTATTCCGACGACTTCGGCAAGACTTGGAACAAGTCAAGCGGCATCGACGCTTCAAAGACCGTTTACACTCTGGTTGACCCCAAAGACCCCTCGATAGTTTACGCTTCGGGCGTTAAGTACAACGAGTACTGGGCATCTGATATGACCAAGAAAGAGCCTACTCTTGACGAGTGCCACTACAGCTTCTACATCAGCACCGACTACGGCGCAACATTCACCGCAAAGACCCTTTGCAGATATGATATGTGCGACAGCACAGGCGACCCTGCTTATCAGGGTGACGGTTCCATCATCGTTGCAGGCGGCTGGTACGGTATGTACAAGGTATCAAACAAGGGCGCAAGCATCGAGAAACTGGATAACGTATTCTACGCTAAGACAGTGGGCTACGGCGCACCCGAAAAGACAGGCGGTCTGAATACCCTTTATATGTACGGCAGACCTGCAGAAAGCGACCCAGAGGGCATCTACCGTTCAACCGACGGCGGTAACAGCTGGGATTGCATCAACACCGACCACCTCTACGGCGGCACAGGCAACGGCAACTATCTTGTAGGCGATATGGACGAATTCGGCAAGGTATATATGTCAACTGTCGGCTGCGGTATAGTATACGGCAAGATCGCAGGCAACACTTCAAGCGGAGATGTCAAGGCTCCCAAGATCAGTACCGAATCTCTGGAAAACAGCGTTAAGCTCAGCTGGAACAAGGTTTCGGGCGCATCGAAGTACGCTGTATACGGCGAACAGAACAACAAGTGGGTGAAGATCGCCGAGACAAGCAGCACTTCTTATACCGTCAAGAACCTGACAGCAGACAAGAACTATAAGTTTGCTGTACTGGTATACGCAAACGGCAAGTGGAACAGCGATTATTCCAACGCAGTGACCGCATCACCCAAGGCTGCTTCAACTGAAATAACATACCCTACCAACATCAAGGTAAATTACAGCGAGCAGTTCCATCAGGTACAGTTCGTATGGGATAAGGTAACCGGCGCTGACAAGTACGGCATTGCGGTATACCTTGCAGGCAAGTGGAGAGTTCAGACCTCGAACGTCACCACCAACAGCTATGTAACACCCAAGAACCTTACACCCGGCATGACCTATAAAGTAGCTATCGCTGCAAGAGTAGGCGGCACATGGGATACTGCAAACGCTATCAAGAACGCAGTCACAATAACTGTGAAGTAA
- a CDS encoding TetR/AcrR family transcriptional regulator — MSEKITDNKESREKLVECAKREFLEKGFTKASLRKISSEAGLTTGAVYFFFGDKNGLFEGVVGEALARLNAVLENHFAQDIEADLLTYEHHSGDHDDFSEELVNVIYDHYDEMTILLDRSAGSKYERFVDSIIDKLDSSYIALAEKYAACVPNKRVNRKMLHWLTHVQINAFIHMMQHEKKQRQRYAFHKARYGSADKSVDGVFIGRRCVT; from the coding sequence ATGTCGGAAAAGATCACAGATAATAAAGAGAGCCGCGAAAAGCTTGTAGAGTGCGCAAAAAGAGAGTTCCTTGAAAAGGGCTTTACGAAGGCTTCTCTCAGAAAAATATCCTCGGAGGCGGGGCTGACTACTGGTGCTGTATACTTCTTTTTCGGAGACAAAAACGGATTGTTTGAGGGCGTGGTGGGTGAAGCACTGGCTCGGCTGAATGCAGTACTTGAAAACCACTTCGCCCAAGATATAGAAGCCGACCTGCTGACATATGAGCATCACAGCGGTGACCACGATGATTTCAGCGAAGAACTCGTAAATGTCATCTATGACCACTACGATGAGATGACGATACTTCTCGACCGTTCGGCAGGGTCAAAGTACGAAAGATTCGTTGACAGCATTATCGATAAGCTGGACAGCTCATATATTGCCCTTGCGGAAAAGTACGCCGCCTGCGTACCGAACAAGCGGGTCAACAGAAAAATGCTTCACTGGCTGACCCATGTGCAGATAAACGCTTTCATACATATGATGCAGCACGAAAAAAAACAGAGACAGCGCTATGCATTTCATAAAGCCCGTTATGGATCTGCTGATAAAAGCGTGGATGGAGTATTCATTGGAAGACGATGTGTGACGTGA